Proteins encoded together in one Musa acuminata AAA Group cultivar baxijiao chromosome BXJ3-6, Cavendish_Baxijiao_AAA, whole genome shotgun sequence window:
- the LOC135640449 gene encoding tryptophan aminotransferase-related protein 2-like: MFESFWKEVGVAADITIPSWRTLSYFSDVSNFCWFLQPEFAHEARRLHNLVGNAVADDRFLVIGTGSTQLFQAALFALSPSDAPEPMSVVSAVPYYSSFPRITDYLRSALYRWSGDASKFEGDAYIEVVCSPNNPDGSIREAVLKSSNGKTIHDLAYYWPQYTPITAAADHDIMLFTVSKLSGHAGTRVGWALVKDVEVAKKMVKFIELNTIGVSKDSQLRAATILKAISDGYERPDVQTKPGLKMFEFGRRLLSMRWQKLREAVKASGIFTLPDFESVHCKFTGETTEACPAFAWLKCEREGKEDCADLFKKHKILTRGGGHFGVESNYARVSMVDRDETFDLFIERLMSLR, translated from the exons ATGTTCGAGTCCTTCTGGAAGGAGGTGGGCGTGGCGGCGGACATCACCATCCCCTCGTGGCGGACCTTGAGCTACTTCTCCGATGTCTCCAACTTCTGCTGGTTCCTGCAACCCGAGTTTGCTCACGAGGCTCGGCGCCTCCATAACCTGGTTGGCAATGCTGTAGCCGACGACCGCTTCCTCGTCATCGGGACCGGATCGACTCAGCTCTTTCAGGCTGCTCTCTTTGCTTTATCACCTTCCGACGCGCCGGAGCCGATGAGCGTTGTTTCCGCAGTTCCGTACTACTCG TCGTTTCCGAGGATCACCGACTACCTTCGGTCAGCGTTATACCGGTGGAGTGGGGATGCATCCAAGTTCGAAGGTGATGCGTACATAGAGGTGGTTTGTTCCCCGAATAACCCGGATGGCTCCATCAGGGAAGCAGTGCTCAAGTCTAGCAACGGGAAGACAATCCATGACCTAGCTTACTACTGGCCGCAATACACTCCCATCACTGCTGCAGCGGACCATGACATCATGCTGTTCACCGTCTCGAAGCTCTCCGGTCATGCCGGAACTCGAGTGGG GTGGGCTCTGGTGAAGGACGTGGAGGTGGCCAAGAAGATGGTCAAGTTTATAGAGTTGAACACCATTGGGGTGTCCAAGGACTCACAGCTCCGGGCGGCAACCATCCTCAAAGCAATCTCCGATGGTTACGAGCGCCCAGACGTGCAGACCAAGCCCGGTCTGAAGATGTTCGAATTTGGTCGCCGGCTTCTGTCCATGAGGTGGCAGAAGTTGCGAGAAGCCGTGAAGGCCTCGGGCATCTTTACATTGCCCGACTTCGAGTCGGTCCACTGCAAGTTCACCGGGGAGACGACCGAAGCCTGTCCTG CTTTTGCATGGCTCAAGTGCGAAAGGGAGGGAAAGGAAGACTGCGCAGACTTATTCAAGAAGCACAAGATACTCACCCGGGGCGGCGGCCATTTCGGCGTGGAGTCGAATTACGCGCGAGTAAGCATGGTGGATCGTGATGAGACGTTCGACCTCTTCATCGAACGGCTCATGTCTCTCCGTTGA